One Falco rusticolus isolate bFalRus1 unplaced genomic scaffold, bFalRus1.pri scaffold_155_arrow_ctg1, whole genome shotgun sequence DNA segment encodes these proteins:
- the LOC119142008 gene encoding atherin-like, producing MAGRGAAERVLPALPRLQPLSTARRPPAPWFKDLQAAAGTAPGWRRGRPERQLSAPGLSRPGPARCADQRRGGAEGRGPRGKRRPRGRRLSAALAPPTDTDASQQPGPVSADTFPARLRRLVNSPRCRSVRWGASGRGLVINQPRCECELLGAGPAVAAQPGGRGAAAAAGFFKTTNFSSFMRQLSLYGFRKPPLSPRPPRPPRPPEAPDERQQGEDGSGPGCDQPPTQPLPALARHATERAAAASALDAQQAW from the exons ggcggggcgcggggctgcggaACGCGTGCTCCCCGCTCTGCCCCGCCTGCAGCCGCTTTCCACGGCCCGGCGCCCACCCGCGCCGTGGTTCAAGGACCTCCAGGCTGCCGCCGGGACGGCTccgggctggcggcggggccgccccgaGCGGCAGCTTTCGGCCCCGGGCCTCAGCCGCCCG gGACCGGCGCGCTGCGCGGACcagcgccgcggcggggctgagggccgggggccgcgggggaAGCGGAGGCCGCGCGGGCGGCGGTTGAGCGCGGCGTTGGCGCCACCTACCGACACGGACGCGTCGCAGCAGCCCGGCCCCGTCAGTGCCGACACCTTCCCCGCCAGGCTGCGGCGGCTGGTCAACAGCCCGCGCTGCCGCTCCGTTCGCTGGGGCGCCTCCGGCCGGGGGCTGGTCATCAACCAGCCGCGCTGTGAGTGCGAGCTGCTGGGCGCCGGGCCGGCCGTCGCCGCGCAGCCGGGTGGCCGTGGGGCAGCGGCAGCCGCCGGTTTCTTCAAGACCACGAACTTCAGCAGCTTCATGCGACAGCTCAGTCTCTATGGCTTCCGCAAG CCCCCACTTTCGCCGCGACCGCCCCGACCTCCTCGTCCACCTGAAGCGCCTGACGAAAGGCAACAAGGCGAAGATGGCAGCGGGCCTGGATGTGACCAGCCGCCCACCCAACCGCTTCCAGCGCTTGCTCGGCACGCCACTGAACGGGCAGCCGCTGCCTCCGCCCTCGACGCTCAGCAGGCCTGGTGA